In the genome of Desulfobaccales bacterium, one region contains:
- the speD gene encoding adenosylmethionine decarboxylase — protein sequence MKREFLVQNPRPDGYHIMLELFGCDPEKINSRKYLHNLVKSAVKAAGLTNLGSRFHQFQPHGVTGFTLLAQSHISFHTWPEFGYLVLDIFTCGDQEQADMLANHFLRRLKPQYVDQQVVRKGFQYPKQAQAAS from the coding sequence ATGAAAAGGGAATTCCTGGTCCAGAATCCCCGGCCGGACGGATACCACATCATGCTGGAGCTGTTCGGCTGCGATCCGGAGAAGATCAATTCCCGGAAATATCTGCACAATCTGGTGAAAAGCGCCGTCAAGGCCGCCGGGCTCACCAACCTGGGGTCGCGCTTTCACCAATTCCAGCCCCACGGGGTCACGGGGTTCACCCTCCTGGCCCAATCCCACATCTCTTTCCATACCTGGCCGGAATTCGGCTACCTGGTGCTGGACATCTTCACTTGCGGCGACCAGGAACAGGCCGACATGCTGGCGAACCATTTCCTCAGGCGATTGAAACCCCAATACGTGGACCAGCAGGTGGTGCGCAAGGGGTTTCAGTATCCCAAGCAAGCGCAGGCCGCCAGTTAA
- a CDS encoding PAS domain S-box protein — MQLSGAKCQGESRQREHSCHPTGKADVKATKELFTLAGESYLEKVLEESAEAIGVVNRQGYFVWWNKKAEELLGYTAAEVKKLHYSALYPDQEEMGRMLQQLRREGAVRQYEIHLRKKDGTVAPFELSISLLRNENQEVEGSVCISRDLSDLKRAIQQAKEANQRLTEEIAARRQAQEALLRAKEEWELTFDAVPDMIAILDREQNIIRLNRAMADKMGLDKATSQGRKCYELVHGTPAPPTYCPFARLEVGEGPHSVEVFDVRWKSYFHISLSPLYDQDRNLIGGVHVIRDITERKRAEAALTEQFLFLETLLDTIPNPIFYKDAAGRYLGCNRAFEKFLGHSRNDLLGKTVYDVAPPQLARKYEEMDRRLLERLGEQSYEAQVQAGDGSIREVIFYKASFPKADGQVGGLVGVILDITHRKEIEEELRRTTKEIEQLFSSIPFMMLGLTPEGRLWHWNPEAEKLLWSGQPPIPGSLLQDCPLSWEWDRVLSGWQQCRQTVQPVRVEDIRYQREDGKEGFLGLTFSPIQGEDGRLLGMILLGRDITDRRLLEAQLAQAQKLESIGQLAAGIAHEINTPIQFVGDNTRFLKEAFGDLLGLQEYEQLRRGLDQGRDVREQAAQVARLSQEVDLEYLTAEIPQAIAQTLEGVERVAKIVRAMKDFSHPGPKEKTPVNLNKAIENTLTVARNEWKYVAEVITDLDPELPLVACLPDEFNQVLLNLIINAAQAIDEKVDRQKGEKGLITITTRSDGEWVEIRIRDTGPGIPEKIRSRIFDPFFTTKEVGKGTGQGLAIAHAVVVEKHQGNITFETEVGQGTTFIIRLPRGRLGS; from the coding sequence ATGCAACTCTCCGGTGCGAAATGCCAGGGGGAATCCCGGCAACGAGAACATTCCTGCCATCCCACCGGCAAGGCGGATGTAAAAGCGACAAAGGAGCTTTTCACCCTGGCAGGTGAGTCTTATCTGGAAAAAGTCCTGGAGGAATCAGCCGAAGCCATCGGCGTGGTCAACCGGCAGGGGTACTTTGTCTGGTGGAATAAGAAGGCAGAAGAGCTCCTGGGTTATACTGCTGCAGAAGTCAAAAAACTCCATTATTCCGCCCTTTACCCCGACCAGGAAGAGATGGGGAGGATGCTGCAGCAACTGCGCCGGGAAGGTGCAGTGCGCCAGTATGAGATCCATCTGCGGAAAAAAGACGGCACCGTGGCCCCCTTCGAACTCTCCATCAGCTTATTGCGCAATGAAAACCAGGAGGTAGAGGGAAGCGTCTGCATCAGCCGAGACCTGAGCGATCTGAAGCGGGCGATACAGCAGGCGAAGGAAGCCAATCAACGGCTAACTGAGGAGATCGCCGCGCGCCGGCAGGCCCAGGAGGCCCTGCTGCGGGCCAAAGAGGAGTGGGAGCTCACCTTTGACGCGGTCCCGGATATGATTGCCATCCTGGACCGGGAGCAGAACATCATCCGGCTCAACCGGGCCATGGCGGACAAAATGGGTCTGGATAAAGCGACATCCCAGGGACGCAAGTGCTATGAGCTGGTGCACGGCACCCCTGCGCCCCCGACCTACTGCCCTTTCGCCAGACTGGAGGTCGGCGAGGGGCCGCATTCGGTGGAGGTGTTCGATGTCCGCTGGAAGTCGTATTTTCATATCTCCTTGTCCCCTTTGTACGATCAGGATCGCAACCTGATCGGGGGGGTACATGTCATCCGGGATATCACGGAAAGGAAAAGGGCCGAGGCGGCCCTGACCGAACAGTTCCTGTTCCTGGAGACCCTGCTGGACACCATTCCCAACCCCATCTTTTACAAGGATGCGGCCGGCCGCTATCTGGGTTGCAACCGCGCCTTTGAGAAATTTTTGGGGCACTCCCGGAATGATCTCCTGGGAAAAACCGTGTATGACGTGGCTCCGCCGCAGCTGGCCCGGAAATACGAGGAGATGGACCGCCGGCTCCTGGAGAGACTGGGGGAGCAATCTTATGAAGCCCAGGTGCAGGCCGGGGACGGCTCTATCCGGGAGGTGATTTTCTATAAAGCCAGCTTCCCCAAGGCCGATGGCCAAGTGGGGGGCTTAGTGGGGGTGATCCTGGACATCACTCACCGCAAGGAGATCGAGGAGGAATTGCGCCGGACCACTAAGGAAATTGAACAACTTTTTAGCTCCATCCCCTTCATGATGCTCGGCCTCACCCCCGAAGGCCGTCTGTGGCACTGGAACCCGGAGGCGGAAAAGCTGCTGTGGTCGGGGCAACCGCCGATTCCTGGCAGTCTCTTGCAGGATTGTCCCCTTTCCTGGGAGTGGGACCGGGTCCTCTCAGGGTGGCAGCAATGCCGGCAGACGGTGCAGCCGGTACGGGTGGAAGACATCCGCTACCAGCGGGAGGACGGCAAGGAGGGTTTTCTGGGGCTCACTTTCAGTCCGATCCAGGGGGAAGACGGCCGCCTGCTGGGAATGATCCTGCTGGGCCGGGACATCACCGACCGGCGGCTGCTGGAGGCCCAGCTGGCCCAGGCCCAAAAACTTGAATCCATCGGCCAGCTGGCCGCCGGTATCGCCCATGAAATCAACACCCCCATCCAATTTGTGGGGGACAATACCCGCTTCCTGAAGGAGGCCTTTGGGGACCTCTTGGGCTTGCAGGAGTACGAGCAATTGCGCAGGGGTTTGGACCAAGGGAGGGATGTCCGGGAGCAGGCGGCCCAAGTGGCCCGCCTCAGCCAGGAAGTGGACCTGGAGTATCTGACCGCGGAGATTCCCCAAGCCATCGCCCAGACCCTGGAGGGGGTGGAACGGGTGGCCAAGATCGTCCGGGCCATGAAAGATTTTTCCCATCCCGGCCCCAAAGAGAAGACCCCGGTCAATCTCAACAAGGCCATTGAAAATACCCTCACCGTGGCCCGCAATGAATGGAAATACGTGGCCGAGGTGATCACCGACCTGGACCCCGAACTGCCTTTGGTGGCCTGCCTGCCGGATGAATTCAACCAAGTACTGCTCAACCTGATCATCAATGCCGCCCAGGCCATCGACGAAAAGGTGGACCGGCAGAAAGGCGAAAAAGGCCTGATCACCATAACCACCCGCAGCGACGGGGAGTGGGTGGAAATCCGGATCCGTGACACCGGGCCGGGCATCCCGGAGAAGATCCGCTCCCGCATCTTTGATCCCTTCTTCACCACCAAGGAAGTGGGGAAAGGCACGGGCCAGGGACTGGCCATCGCCCATGCGGTGGTGGTGGAGAAACACCAAGGCAACATCACCTTCGAAACTGAGGTGGGCCAGGGCACCACCTTCATCATCCGCTTGCCCCGGGGACGTTTGGGCAGCTGA
- a CDS encoding HD domain-containing phosphohydrolase: MNEKVLFVDDDAHVLAGVQRQLRKAFQVDTAQGAEEGLKAVRHNGPYAVVVSDLRMPKMDGVQFLSRVRELAPDTVRMMLTGYAEVEAAIQAVNEGNVFRFLTKPCDLDTLSRALESGLAQYRLVRAEKELLEQTLRGSIKVLTQLLSLLNPEAFGRASRIVRYVREIAYVLKVKDTWQLETAAMLSQIGCIMLSEATLKKIYQGQLLDPEEFQVFEMHPFVAADLVSQIPRLESVAEIIAYQGKCFDGSGNPKDDRKGVNIPLGGRILKVALDFDALVAAGIRKNAAVLELKKRPGWYDPEVLTALETVVWLEARYLVQEVMHHQLADGMILDQDVETLTDTLLVTKGQEVTPIMRKRLKNFAETVGLKEPLRVLVPYRQ, encoded by the coding sequence ATGAATGAGAAAGTCCTGTTCGTTGACGATGACGCCCATGTCCTGGCCGGGGTCCAGCGCCAGTTGCGCAAAGCCTTTCAGGTGGATACCGCCCAGGGAGCCGAGGAGGGATTGAAGGCGGTCCGCCACAATGGCCCATACGCCGTGGTGGTCTCGGACTTGCGCATGCCCAAAATGGACGGGGTCCAGTTTCTGTCCCGGGTGCGGGAGCTGGCCCCGGACACGGTACGCATGATGCTCACCGGCTATGCCGAGGTGGAGGCCGCCATCCAAGCGGTGAATGAAGGCAACGTCTTTCGCTTCCTCACCAAGCCCTGTGACCTGGACACCTTGTCCCGGGCCCTGGAAAGCGGGCTGGCCCAATATCGCTTGGTGCGGGCCGAAAAGGAACTCCTGGAGCAGACCCTGAGGGGGAGCATCAAGGTTCTGACCCAGCTCCTGTCGTTGCTCAATCCCGAAGCCTTCGGCCGGGCTTCCCGCATCGTTCGTTATGTCCGGGAGATCGCTTATGTGCTGAAGGTGAAGGACACCTGGCAGCTGGAAACCGCCGCCATGCTCTCCCAGATCGGCTGCATCATGCTATCGGAAGCCACCCTGAAAAAGATTTACCAGGGACAGCTCCTCGACCCGGAGGAATTCCAGGTCTTCGAGATGCACCCCTTTGTGGCCGCGGACTTGGTCAGCCAGATTCCTCGCCTGGAAAGCGTGGCAGAGATTATTGCCTACCAAGGCAAATGCTTTGATGGGTCCGGGAACCCCAAAGATGACCGCAAAGGGGTAAATATCCCCCTAGGAGGACGGATCCTGAAGGTGGCTCTGGATTTCGATGCCCTGGTGGCGGCCGGTATCCGGAAAAATGCCGCCGTCCTTGAACTGAAAAAACGCCCCGGCTGGTATGACCCCGAAGTCCTCACCGCCCTCGAAACGGTGGTCTGGCTGGAGGCCCGCTACCTGGTACAGGAAGTGATGCACCATCAGTTGGCGGACGGCATGATCCTGGACCAGGATGTGGAAACCCTCACCGACACCCTCCTGGTGACCAAAGGCCAGGAGGTCACCCCTATCATGCGCAAACGCCTGAAGAATTTTGCTGAAACCGTGGGCCTGAAAGAGCCCCTCCGGGTGCTGGTGCCTTATCGCCAGTAA
- the rpmE gene encoding 50S ribosomal protein L31 → MKKDIHPTFYVAKVRCACGNEFETGSTKESIRVEICSKCHPFFTGKQKLVDTAGRVERFRRKYAHLEEKTPTETPAE, encoded by the coding sequence ATGAAAAAGGACATTCACCCAACTTTTTATGTCGCCAAAGTGCGTTGCGCCTGCGGCAATGAGTTTGAGACCGGCTCCACCAAGGAGAGCATCCGGGTGGAGATCTGCTCCAAGTGCCACCCCTTCTTCACCGGCAAGCAGAAGCTGGTGGACACCGCCGGCCGGGTGGAGCGCTTCCGGCGCAAGTATGCCCATCTGGAAGAGAAGACCCCCACGGAGACCCCCGCTGAGTGA
- the mutM gene encoding bifunctional DNA-formamidopyrimidine glycosylase/DNA-(apurinic or apyrimidinic site) lyase has translation MPELPEVEVIRRALAPQLQGRRIVALACGEKRLRAQSSPEVLREWLPGRRIVRLTRRGKYLLLELEGGVTVLLHLGMTGRLLLGHLGGDKALPHVHLTLTLEDGNCLLFQDVRRFGQILVYPPGETPEPLARVGQEPFSRRVTPAWLQEQARHRRRPVKNFLLDGRILAGIGNIYAAEILFAVGLHPETPVGDLTLPQWEAVLKTTRRILKRAIARGGTTVNDYLQPGGTTGLFQVELAVYGREGEPCSRCRAPIQRLVQAGRSTFFCPRCQPAPRGRAPQTG, from the coding sequence ATGCCTGAACTCCCTGAAGTGGAGGTGATCCGGCGGGCTTTGGCGCCGCAGCTTCAGGGACGGCGCATCGTGGCCCTGGCCTGCGGGGAAAAGAGGCTGCGGGCCCAATCATCCCCGGAGGTACTCCGGGAGTGGCTCCCCGGCCGGCGCATCGTGCGCCTGACCCGCCGGGGCAAATACCTCCTCCTGGAACTGGAGGGCGGGGTGACTGTGCTCCTGCACCTGGGGATGACCGGCCGCCTGCTCCTGGGACACCTGGGCGGGGACAAGGCCCTGCCCCATGTGCACCTGACCCTCACCCTGGAAGACGGGAACTGTCTCCTCTTTCAGGATGTGCGGCGCTTCGGCCAAATTCTGGTCTATCCCCCTGGGGAGACGCCGGAACCCCTGGCCAGGGTGGGGCAGGAGCCGTTCTCCCGCCGGGTCACCCCGGCGTGGCTTCAGGAGCAGGCCCGCCACCGCCGCCGACCGGTGAAGAACTTCCTCCTGGACGGCCGCATCCTCGCCGGCATCGGCAATATCTACGCCGCGGAGATCCTCTTTGCCGTCGGGCTCCACCCCGAAACCCCGGTGGGGGACCTGACCCTGCCGCAATGGGAGGCCGTGCTCAAAACCACCCGGCGCATCCTCAAGCGGGCCATTGCCCGGGGCGGCACCACGGTGAACGACTACCTCCAGCCCGGCGGCACCACCGGGCTTTTCCAGGTGGAGCTGGCGGTCTATGGCCGGGAGGGCGAGCCCTGCAGCCGCTGCCGCGCCCCCATCCAACGTCTGGTGCAGGCGGGACGGAGCACCTTTTTTTGCCCCCGGTGCCAGCCGGCGCCCCGCGGCCGGGCCCCTCAAACCGGCTGA
- a CDS encoding response regulator, with amino-acid sequence MPVKILFVDDDPNVLAGLRRLLYPLRQEWQAAFAPGGREALEVMDREPFDILVTDMRMPVMDGAQLLEEVKKRHPEVVRIILSGQSDKEMVMKSVRSAHQYLTKPCDADTLKATIRRTLLLRDVLRDDALLLLVGGMETLPSLPDLYLEILEELSSETASVRRVGEIISRDIGMTAKVLQLVNSAFFGRPRHVSHPAYAVELLGLETIRALVLSIRIFSQFDQSLIPGFSVSRLWKHSLRVGVWARDIALLAQQPREIADDAFLAGVLHDAGKLILAANFPKKYYQVLEITVGLGIAGCEEEQRVFEVNHAQVGAYLFSLWGFSHPLVEAVAFHHEPGSAHPAGFAPLTAVHVANALEHQLGSEEAAKSQRVVDLAYLNLLGLAGELPAWQKKCRELLQREREYE; translated from the coding sequence ATGCCGGTCAAAATCCTCTTTGTGGACGATGACCCCAATGTGCTGGCCGGCTTGAGGCGCCTGCTTTATCCGTTGCGCCAGGAATGGCAGGCTGCCTTCGCCCCTGGCGGCCGGGAAGCCCTGGAGGTCATGGACCGGGAACCCTTTGATATCCTGGTCACGGACATGCGCATGCCGGTGATGGACGGGGCCCAACTCCTGGAGGAGGTGAAAAAACGGCATCCCGAGGTGGTGCGCATCATTCTCTCCGGGCAGTCGGACAAGGAAATGGTGATGAAGTCGGTGCGCTCCGCCCACCAGTATCTTACCAAGCCTTGCGATGCCGACACCCTGAAGGCCACCATCCGCCGCACCCTGCTGCTGCGGGACGTGTTACGGGACGACGCCCTGCTGCTCCTGGTAGGTGGAATGGAGACTTTGCCGAGCCTGCCGGACTTATATCTCGAAATCCTGGAAGAACTCAGCTCCGAGACCGCCTCGGTGCGCCGGGTGGGCGAAATCATTTCCCGGGATATCGGCATGACTGCCAAAGTCCTCCAACTGGTGAATTCAGCCTTTTTCGGTCGGCCGCGCCACGTCTCCCATCCCGCATATGCCGTGGAGCTATTGGGCCTGGAAACCATCCGGGCCTTGGTGTTGTCCATCCGGATATTCTCTCAGTTTGACCAAAGCCTCATCCCCGGATTTTCTGTCTCCCGGCTATGGAAGCACAGCCTGCGGGTGGGGGTCTGGGCCCGGGATATTGCCCTCTTGGCCCAACAGCCCCGGGAAATAGCAGACGACGCCTTTTTGGCCGGGGTCCTGCACGATGCCGGGAAATTAATCCTGGCGGCCAATTTCCCCAAAAAGTACTATCAGGTCCTGGAGATCACCGTGGGGCTGGGGATTGCCGGGTGTGAGGAGGAACAGCGGGTCTTTGAGGTCAACCACGCCCAAGTGGGGGCCTACCTGTTTTCCCTGTGGGGTTTTTCCCACCCCCTGGTGGAAGCGGTGGCCTTTCACCATGAACCCGGCTCGGCCCATCCGGCAGGCTTCGCCCCCCTCACCGCGGTGCATGTGGCCAACGCCCTGGAGCATCAGCTTGGATCGGAGGAGGCGGCCAAAAGCCAAAGGGTGGTGGATCTGGCTTATCTCAATCTCCTCGGTTTGGCCGGGGAGCTGCCCGCCTGGCAGAAAAAATGCCGGGAGCTCCTCCAAAGGGAGAGGGAATATGAATGA
- a CDS encoding DUF1385 domain-containing protein: MAAPPLTVGGQAVLEGVMMRSPRAVAIAVRLPDGSVLLKDEPYLALGERYPLLKKPFLRGPVVLLEALVTGIRALTFSAQAALGEEEEQLGWASLALTLAAAFALAFVLFGFLPHYLSGLAGYLWGRALSPADFTFHLIDGLLKALFLLAYIWGISFIRDIRRVFQYHGAEHKSICAYEAGQPLDLEHVRQHCTCHPRCGTTFILVVLLVSLVVFAVFFPLVPALTKKGLLQNLLQVLVKVGLMFPVAAVAYEIIRWGGNHPRHPLAALLLWPGLIIQRLTALEPDDGMLEVALAALKAVLKREGVLHPAPETAGTGGTPLPTA; the protein is encoded by the coding sequence ATGGCCGCGCCGCCGCTGACGGTGGGAGGCCAGGCGGTGCTGGAGGGGGTGATGATGCGCTCGCCCCGGGCCGTGGCCATCGCCGTGCGTCTCCCCGACGGCTCGGTGCTCCTCAAGGATGAGCCCTATCTCGCCCTCGGGGAGCGCTACCCGCTGTTGAAGAAGCCCTTTCTGCGGGGCCCGGTGGTGCTGCTGGAGGCCCTCGTCACCGGCATCCGGGCCCTCACTTTCTCGGCCCAGGCGGCCCTGGGGGAGGAGGAGGAGCAACTGGGCTGGGCCAGCCTGGCCCTGACCCTCGCCGCCGCCTTTGCCTTGGCCTTCGTGCTTTTCGGCTTCCTGCCCCACTATCTCAGCGGCCTGGCCGGCTATCTCTGGGGGCGGGCGCTGTCGCCGGCGGATTTCACCTTTCATCTCATCGACGGCCTGCTCAAGGCCCTCTTCCTGTTGGCTTACATCTGGGGGATTTCCTTCATCCGGGACATCCGCCGGGTCTTCCAGTACCACGGCGCGGAGCACAAGTCCATCTGCGCCTATGAGGCGGGCCAGCCCCTGGACCTGGAGCACGTGCGGCAGCACTGCACCTGCCACCCCCGCTGCGGCACCACCTTCATTTTGGTGGTGCTGCTGGTGAGCCTGGTGGTCTTTGCGGTCTTTTTCCCGCTGGTGCCGGCCCTGACCAAAAAGGGTCTCCTCCAGAACCTTTTGCAGGTCCTGGTGAAGGTGGGGCTCATGTTCCCGGTGGCCGCGGTGGCCTACGAGATCATCCGCTGGGGCGGTAACCACCCCCGCCATCCCCTGGCGGCGCTGCTGCTGTGGCCCGGGCTCATCATCCAACGCCTTACCGCCCTGGAACCCGACGACGGCATGCTGGAGGTGGCCCTGGCCGCCCTCAAGGCGGTGCTGAAGCGGGAAGGGGTCCTGCATCCGGCCCCTGAGACCGCCGGTACGGGAGGGACGCCGCTGCCGACCGCCTGA
- a CDS encoding DUF72 domain-containing protein → MLRIGTAGWDYRDWDGVVYPPGLKGTDRLRFLAGLLDAVEINVTFYRPVTPRLAERWLAAVADLPDFRFTAKLLNIFTHERRLPEKEVGEFQEGLMPLLAAGRLGVLLAQFPYSFHNDEPNRAYLVRLKDIFGAFPLAVEVRHRSWQRREVREFLSQVGLEFVNLDQPMVSYSLGRTAWVTGRLGYLRAHGRRKDVWFEFGEDRQARYDYLYSPEELAELAERTRELLTKATDVYVIFNNHPAGQAAANALELSRLLLGRRPPLPSCLLAAFPRLAQPESPPSPLAPPG, encoded by the coding sequence ATGCTTAGGATCGGCACCGCCGGCTGGGATTACCGGGATTGGGACGGGGTGGTCTATCCCCCGGGTCTCAAGGGCACCGACCGGCTGCGCTTCCTGGCGGGGCTCCTGGACGCGGTGGAGATCAACGTCACCTTCTACCGGCCCGTCACCCCGCGCCTGGCCGAGCGCTGGCTGGCGGCCGTGGCCGACCTGCCTGATTTCCGCTTCACCGCCAAACTCCTCAATATTTTCACCCACGAACGCCGCCTGCCGGAGAAGGAGGTGGGGGAGTTCCAGGAAGGTCTGATGCCCCTGCTTGCCGCCGGGCGGCTGGGGGTGCTCCTGGCCCAGTTTCCTTACTCCTTCCACAACGACGAGCCAAACCGCGCTTATCTGGTGCGTCTGAAGGACATCTTTGGCGCCTTCCCCCTGGCGGTGGAGGTGCGCCACCGCTCCTGGCAGCGCCGGGAGGTGCGGGAGTTCCTCTCCCAGGTGGGGCTGGAATTCGTCAACCTGGACCAGCCCATGGTGTCCTATTCCCTGGGGCGCACCGCCTGGGTCACCGGCCGGCTGGGTTATTTGCGGGCCCACGGTCGCCGCAAAGACGTCTGGTTTGAGTTCGGGGAGGACCGCCAGGCCCGCTACGACTATCTCTACTCCCCGGAGGAGCTCGCGGAGTTGGCGGAGCGCACCCGGGAGCTCCTCACCAAGGCCACGGATGTCTATGTGATTTTCAACAACCACCCCGCCGGCCAGGCGGCGGCCAACGCCCTGGAGCTGAGCCGCCTCCTCCTGGGCCGCCGGCCGCCCCTGCCTTCCTGCCTCCTTGCCGCCTTCCCCCGCCTGGCCCAGCCGGAAAGCCCGCCCTCCCCCCTTGCGCCTCCTGGCTGA
- the carA gene encoding glutamine-hydrolyzing carbamoyl-phosphate synthase small subunit yields MRALLALEDGLTLWGRSFTGPGEAKGEVVFNTAMTGYQEVLTDPSYRGQIVTMTYPMMGNYGVNPEDVESQALQVEGFIIKEYHRHPSNWRAKNDLAHYLRAAGRLGVEGLDTRALTKRLRTVGAMRGILSTEDLDPDRLVRRVREEVPDMNGLDLVPQVTCVAPYWWEEMGGRGGQGSETPAPSPTPSPPTPYGGWGGGAGEGGGTVFPRPSPAADLTDLWRQRSGRKVVVYDFGVKFNILRCLKARGLEVLVVPAATPAAEVLALGPAGIVFSNGPGDPAAVTYGIENVRRCLGQVPTFGICLGHQLMGLALGGRTFKLKFGHRGANQPVKNRLTGRVEITSQNHGFAVDLASIPDPEVELTHINLNDQTLEGLRHRKLAAFSVQYHPEASPGPHDANYLFDEFVRAMTDS; encoded by the coding sequence GTGCGCGCGTTGCTGGCATTGGAAGACGGTCTCACCCTGTGGGGCCGGTCCTTCACCGGGCCCGGCGAGGCCAAGGGCGAGGTGGTGTTCAACACCGCCATGACCGGCTATCAGGAGGTCCTCACCGACCCCTCCTACCGGGGCCAGATCGTCACCATGACCTATCCCATGATGGGGAACTACGGGGTCAACCCGGAGGATGTGGAATCCCAGGCCCTCCAGGTGGAGGGCTTCATCATCAAGGAATACCATCGCCACCCCTCCAACTGGCGGGCCAAGAACGACCTGGCCCACTATCTCCGGGCCGCCGGACGGCTGGGGGTGGAGGGTTTGGACACCCGGGCCCTCACCAAGCGGCTGCGCACCGTGGGGGCCATGCGGGGCATCCTCTCCACCGAGGACCTGGACCCGGACCGCCTCGTGCGCCGGGTCAGGGAGGAAGTCCCGGACATGAACGGCCTGGACCTTGTCCCCCAAGTTACATGTGTCGCGCCATATTGGTGGGAGGAAATGGGCGGGAGAGGGGGCCAGGGGTCAGAAACCCCTGCCCCCTCACCCACACCCTCTCCCCCAACCCCGTATGGGGGCTGGGGAGGGGGTGCGGGGGAGGGCGGGGGGACGGTGTTCCCCCGGCCCTCCCCCGCCGCCGACCTCACCGACCTCTGGCGGCAGCGGTCCGGGAGGAAGGTGGTGGTGTATGACTTCGGGGTGAAGTTCAACATCCTGCGGTGTCTCAAGGCCCGGGGCCTGGAGGTGCTGGTGGTGCCGGCGGCCACCCCGGCCGCCGAGGTGCTGGCCCTCGGCCCCGCCGGCATCGTCTTCAGCAACGGTCCCGGCGACCCGGCGGCGGTCACCTATGGCATTGAGAATGTCCGCCGCTGTCTGGGGCAGGTGCCCACCTTCGGCATCTGCCTGGGGCATCAGCTCATGGGGCTGGCCCTGGGGGGGCGGACCTTCAAGCTGAAATTCGGCCACCGGGGGGCCAACCAGCCGGTGAAGAACCGCCTCACCGGCCGGGTGGAGATCACCAGCCAGAACCACGGTTTCGCGGTGGATCTGGCCTCCATCCCCGACCCGGAGGTGGAGCTCACCCACATCAACCTGAACGACCAGACCCTGGAGGGCCTGCGCCACCGGAAGCTGGCGGCCTTTTCGGTGCAGTATCACCCCGAGGCCTCCCCAGGCCCCCACGACGCCAATTATCTCTTTGATGAGTTCGTTAGGGCGATGACAGACTCTTGA